A portion of the Papilio machaon chromosome Z, ilPapMach1.1, whole genome shotgun sequence genome contains these proteins:
- the LOC106719896 gene encoding palmitoyltransferase ZDHHC16, with protein MAIINWRFQWRGISPNIKKYIIWKLAQIRLTIQSLTYNEHMSQSYVIDCLLEPIFWIVDNFAGNLGQVFVFCVSVLTAAVVFIAYWIGLPFWWQRDPYTTIFLVLMGNWLLLNIIFHYYKGVTTSPGYPPHGTMISEAASICKKCISPKPPRTHHCSVCDRCILAMDHHCPWLNNCVGYYNARHFFLYMVYMVAGVSFVIIFGFEIGFQVLWLYDPSANIPHNDPDLIGHPVRINQTGALIPIKDIVEYDSVNFPREHNLPVPITSELQLISSDPWKRKAVIFMAVTCLSVFFALGTLVIWHGKNISRGETSIESHINAKLRKTPRNVYRNPYNFGRRKNWKLFLGLIQGRTFIRHILLPSGHKPSGTGLTWHTIHNVMEDWP; from the exons ATGGCTATTATTAATTGGCGGTTTCAATGGAGAGGAATATCTCCGAATATAAA AAAGTACATAATATGGAAGTTAGCTCAGATAAGGTTGACAATACAGTCTCTAACATACAATGAACATATGAGCCAAAGTTATGTGATTGACTGTTTACTAGAGCCAATATTTTGGATAGTAGACAACTTTGCTGGTAATCTAGGACAA GTGTTTGTATTCTGTGTAAGTGTATTGACAGCAGCTGTTGTCTTTATTGCATATTGGATTGGTTTGCCATTTTGGTGGCAACGGGATCCTTATACTACAATTTTTCTAGTACTAATGGGTAATTGGCTATtacttaacataatatttcattattataaaggAGTTACTACTTCCCCTGGTTATCCCCCTCAt ggCACAATGATATCCGAAGCGGCTAGTATTTGTAAGAAATGTATATCACCGAAGCCGCCACGTACCCACCACTGCTCCGTTTGTGACCGATGCATCCTTGCAATGGACCACCACTGTCCTTGGCTTAACAACTGTGTTGGGTATTACAATGCTCGACATTTCTTTCTATATATGGTGTACATGGTTGCTGGAGtatcttttgtaataatatttggtTTTGAAATCGGATTCCAAGTACTATGGTTGTATGATCCAA gTGCTAACATCCCACATAATGATCCCGATTTAATTGGTCATCCGGTCCGGATCAATCAAACGGGTGCTTTGATACCCATCAAAGACATTGTAGAGTATGATTCCGTTAACTTCCCAAGGGAACACAACCTACCTGTACCTATTACATCAGAATTACAGCTTATTAGTAGTGATCCATGGAAACGGAAAGCGGTTATATTTATGGCAGTAACTTGTTTGTCGGTATTTTTTGCATTAGGTACTTTGGTTATATGGCATGGTAAGAATATAAGTCGAGGAGAGACAAGCATTGAAAGccatataaatgcaaaattacGGAAGACACCCAGAAACGTTTATAGAAACCCGTATAACTTTGGTAGAAGAAAGAATTGGAAATTATTTCTTGGGTTGATTCAAGGTAGAACTTTTATTAGGCATATTTTATTACCTTCTGGTCACAAACCATCTGGCACTGGATTAACATGGCATACCATACATAATGTTATGGAAGACTGGCCGTAG
- the LOC106719967 gene encoding helix-loop-helix protein 6, translating to MSGARTQIADSSTSPSLNDNRHLDYSGLKFSYPDGSDEEGSSVTTELPSCVYAAARSRLQLPPLAAYVHQHTRQMHTEALLDANVEPEYQCGGSPYRVQRAAANVRERRRMLRSGPNGSINSAFDELRVHVPTFPYEKRLSKIDTLRLAIAYIALLREVLDADYDPLTYVEKCLRGEIKADRAHWNTSDLTARLSWINWENLGVNPQRRSVLTSLALSSENLQYAHN from the exons ATGTCCGGAGCAAGAACTCAAATTGCTGATTCGTCTACGTCACCGTCTCTCAA TGACAATCGACATTTAGACTACAGCGGTTTGAAGTTTTCTTACCCGGATGGGTCTGACGAGGAAGGTAGTTCGGTGACTACGGAGCTGCCATCGTGTGTCTATGCCGCTGCCCGAAGCCGACTCCAGCTGCCGCCTTTAGCGGCATACGTTCACCAACACACGAGGCAAATGCATACAG AAGCGTTGCTGGATGCGAACGTGGAGCCGGAGTACCAGTGTGGCGGGTCCCCGTATCGCGTCCAGAGAGCCGCGGCGAATGTGCGGGAGCGCCGCCGCATGCTGAGGTCCGGCCCCAATGG CAGTATAAACTCGGCGTTCGACGAACTGCGTGTCCATGTACCGACTTTCCCGTATGAGAAGCGACTTAGCAAGATCGATACACTGCGCTTAGCCATCGCATACATAGCCTTGTTGAGAGAG GTCTTAGACGCCGATTACGATCCTTTGACCTACGTAGAGAAATGTCTCCGTGGCGAAATCAAGGCCGATCGTGCACATTGGAATACAAGCG ATCTGACTGCCCGCCTGTCTTGGATAAATTGGGAAAATCTCGGTGTAAACCCTCAACGTCGAAGCGTCCTCACGTCTCTTGCTCTTAGCTCGGAGAACTTGCAATACGCTCataactaa